The Glycine max cultivar Williams 82 chromosome 17, Glycine_max_v4.0, whole genome shotgun sequence genome contains the following window.
tatcaaatttaagaaacactcaaataatattaaaaaataaaccccAACTTAAGGAGGATAGTTAGAGATGCCTTAAATGAAAGAAAGATGATCGAGGATGCATATCTATttgaaattaaagattaaacaaATCAATCTCATTACGTAAACATCAACAAATTAAAACCACTTTTGCGGTCACAAAGCATTTTCCCGAACAAGTTTAAGATAGTAGCAAAGtccttcattaattttattttctagaaagaaagaaaaaaaaaaactcagtcATCAGAATGATTAGATTTGACAAAGTGGTGGTTCACTGACGCCATGTAATAGAAGTTAGTTTAAATTGGAATAAAAAGGACAcattccttcttttttccttttcattgtaCCATTAAATTAACACCGAAATCGCCGAATACgactaaaatcaaaatcacaacaCTGATCCTTTCATTTGCAAATTGCAAATGCAGAAAGGAAAAGCGGATTCTATCTCCATCATCAGCTCCCTTCCTGAAGATGTTGCCCTCAAAATTGCTTCGCTACTTCAGGTTCGAATTTGGTTGGAAACCCTCTTACAATTGTATTGTGATCACGAATTTCAATTTACCTTACATAGAaaatctttgattttttatttacccttttgtgttgttttcaatttggtgCAAAAAAGGTGCGGGATTTGTGTGCCTTAGGTTGTTGTTCGATGTTCTGGAAGGAACTCTGCTTCTCAGATTGCATTTGGGAGTCTCTTGTCAGAAACAGATGGCCCTCACTCTCTTCCTTCcatttcccttcttcttcttccactcaTTCTCCCAGTTTCGAGGTATCCACTGATTCTCCTCTTTTGGAGGAACGCCCTATTTGTTTTTCAACCTTGTTTAAACAAAGTTTGGTACTTTTCGAATTGGAACTCTGGGTAATCATCATCTAACTTCTAAGccctaaatttgattttttattcttttctttaatattcaatattttttaaccttTGTAGGAAAGAACTTGGTCCCCTGTTAATAAATTGAGTAAATAGTAAGTACATAAACAAACtaggtaaaaaaaatgtatactgTCAACGAATTAGAAATTGTCACGGATGGTAATTTTGTTAGCATTGGCATTAATTACCTTAATACTGTCATCCTTTGCATAATTTCTAATTGGTTAAGATGTAAAACCCATTTGTACTGTCACTGCATGGAAATTAAACTGTATTAAATTCTGGTTATATGGTGCTGATGTATTGGTGGTTGGATGTATAGTACAGAAATTGTTTGTTTGGAAAATTGGGTTACAGAAGTGGAGGAAATTGTACTTGGAGAGGCACGTGGAATTGGGAGTTAGAGCTAGGTCTGTTGTGAAGTTTCTGGAAGCTTGTTCTCGTTCTGAATCACTTGAGGTTGGGGACTATCTGAAAGCTGTTGACACCTTGATTGGTACGATGTTTGGGTTTGAAGACGTGCAGAGGTTCTTGTTCAACCCTCAAATGAATGTGCTGATTAACTTGGTTGGGGTACACTACTGCCTCACAACCCTTGGGATTCCGGTATTCCCATTCTTTGACACCCTATTTTGATTTGTTCATGAGTCTTAATAATTAGTGCCCTTAGAACACTGATTAAGGAAtgataaatagaaaatttttatgaaaattacatTGCATTGGAAATCATGGGGGAGTgcatctcaataaaaaaaacttttcactTTTGATTCCTTGATCAATACCCCTTTAGGGAACTTAACTAGTTAGCATTTTCGTTGTTTTATTTACAGTTTAACTAGATAAACACCTGTTTCAGATCCCACATATTTTTTGTTCCTTTCAAAAGGTAATTGCTTCatcattggttaacttggtgtCGCTTGGTGATGATTTGGATAATTACTATGCATGAGTTTATCAAACTGTCTTTGGCTTATTGGCAATGGTATATATGCTACTTTTATTTGCTGCAAGGTTGCAACTAGAGAACATGATTAAACATGGTTGGACATTTGCCAATTGTGAAATCCAAACAGCTGTTTGATTGCATGTAATTGAGTTTATTCAGGTTTATCTCAGCTAACCATTTGTGCTGAATTTCTTTTGCTTGTTCGTTTCACCAcatttaattaagaaagtttatttgtttgtttccttAATGCTTCAATTTTTTCGTAGTTATTCTTAATCTTTGgccaatcaaataaaatatcttttgatCAGTTTTATGTAGGGTAATAATATCATggtaaacttaaaaaaaatgactaaaaaaaatccatgtgcCACATGCTCAAAAAATACTTGTTGTGTGCGTGTGTGCTTTTCATGTTTcttgaaaataagaaaacatgCCATCTAACAGTACCTAATCTTTTGTCATTCATTGCTTTGTTCCCAAGTTTGCATCTTTGAAACCTTTAGAAATAAGTGGTGTCTTTTCATCTTTTACCTGTTTCCTCTTCCTTTGAATTTCATTTCTATCCTTTATTCTTTGATCCTTCCttagagaaataaaaaggataaaggTGAACCACGGcctgtaatatatattttcccgCTTCTTTTGTCCTCTTCCCCAGAAGGCTTTTACATGGAAATTGTTCTACAAGATAGTGCAGTGCATCACATATTTAATTGAATAGATGTTTGCCTCATAATTATGTGGACTTGGTTCTGGGCACTTAAGTAGGTAAACAACTGGATCAAATTATGTAGATGCCTGTTAGCGGGTTGATCTAAATTGGTTTTCTCATTCTCTGCTAGACATGTAACGATCAAATCTATTTAACGCTTAAGTCTTCAGCCTTGGTGATGGAAAGCATATGAAAACTTTTGAAGGACTAAACCAGAGTGATATGTATTTGATGTCTTCATTGACAGGGTGACAATCTTGTAGAAGCCCTTCGGATTCATGAGATCTCAGATCGGCGTGTCTGCGTCAGGTGGTGGAAAGTTGGTAGATGGTACTATGGCTTCCGCATGAGGGATGAGTCACATTCTCGGTGGGTTTCTTTGGCAGATTTGGCAACAGAAGATGATGAGCATGTTTTGGGAGTGCTTCGCCGAGGTGCTGTTCATGAGGTTTTACGTGTTCAGATCTCTGTGGTTGGTCGTCCATCAAAACCTTGGTCTTGCAATAGCTATACGGAGATAAACTAAAGTATTGATATCTATCTGAGTTACTGTGTATAGTTATGGTTTGTAAAGTTCTGTGGTAATAATCCATGTATAGTTTGCCATCAAAGATAAGACAATAATAAGTTCATAATGCTTGTTATATTATTTGAACTCCGTATCTCGTTGTATATAGCTGAGACTTGTTAACTTGATATATGGCAGCACCTCAATGAAAATAAGCCTTAAAGGTTTTGGTAATTGGTAATGTTACTTGTTAGACAGATTTTGGAGTTTTGTTGTTGTATACACATACTGCAAACTAGACCTTTCATGTGAATGATTCTCAAGCTTCTAGTGGCAACTGACCACAAAACATGTCCTTTCAAATGCTGAGGCATCGCCTATATCCACTGTTAACAATTTCTCTTCACTCTTGATTATTAGATTTTAGAAAGTATCCTGCAAAGTATTAGATGCTAAACAGAATTAGTAGTGTTTTATTCGTTGCAGCAAATGCTATAGCTTGCGTGGGGAAAATGCTCATTTTTCTGGTTGACTAGTATTAATCCCTAGTAATTGCAGCATTGGCTTCCAATTCCAATGACTTTAATGCATCAATAACATGgtattcaatattatttttgtgggaacatatataattaaaaatttcaatttatgtCACGAATGTCATGTAGTAAAATACAACTGAGGTACTTGGAGGGGAAAACACtgatttacaaaaaataatcaacacaACTGAAGCAATACATTAAACCATCTACACACTCTTAACAATTACTGAATTACTGAGCACGCTAACTTTATAAACAATAAATGAAGATGTGTGAATGCATGATCCATGTTCCTTCCATCTACTTGGGGACTCGGCTATGAATGCTGTATGCTGAAAGCCAAATGAGCAAGACTGTGACAATGCTTCCAAACAAAGCCACTGCTATGGAGGCACCAACATGCCTACAGAACTTATCGTAAACATGGCAAATTTTATTCCAACCCACCACATGGCTGTTTCCCTTCAAACCCAAATATGCTACACCCCCAGCTGTGCCTGTTGCTGAGGCTATTATCCCCAATATCAGCTGCAAAAGAGTCATCATGctaatttattcatttgttaTGCTTTCATgttgatatatataaattaaagcaAGTTAGTTtgagaagagaagatgaatagcAAGGTGAAAAAAACGGTTTATTGGATTAATTACCGCATCCCATAAGATAAAGTAGAGGAGCAACTTGGTTTTGAGGGCTGGCTTGTTACTGGCAAAGAGTGATGCAAGTGTTGTAATGATACTGTAGAGGCCAGTAACGGACAATGCAGCTACAAAATACCTGCATGTATATCACATTATATGTCAATTTGCAAGTGGACAATAACAAGTAATATTGAGAAGACTTGTTTGACAAAAAATAGATATTGGTGAGAATAAggcattttaataaataaattaatactagTTGTATGTAGATGGTAGACTTTGAAtctataaatgaaataaatattatatatatatatatatatataaaggaatgattaaatttaaagataatgaCATCAGGAAATTAGaacagaggaaaaaaaatacacatacaAGAAAATAACACGTATTAAGCAAAGCCATCATGGACGACTTTTCCTTCAAAAGGGATTTTTAGCTTGCAACTTGTCAAGTTTTAGATGCTACAGAAAGTAGTCCAAAAAGTACTACTAAAGAAAATCAACTAGTGTTGATCTGAAAATTGGCTCTGGCATCCTTTAAGCACGTAATCTTAGATAAAACCCCAAGATTCATATATATGGGGGAAAATATGAGATTGAAAGGGTTTTAGCTTGCTTCTGACCATACTTCTTGGAAAAAAAACAGTTAGATAAAACCCTTCACATGG
Protein-coding sequences here:
- the LOC100807655 gene encoding uncharacterized protein, which translates into the protein MQKGKADSISIISSLPEDVALKIASLLQVRDLCALGCCSMFWKELCFSDCIWESLVRNRWPSLSSFHFPSSSSTHSPSFEKLFVWKIGLQKWRKLYLERHVELGVRARSVVKFLEACSRSESLEVGDYLKAVDTLIGTMFGFEDVQRFLFNPQMNVLINLVGVHYCLTTLGIPGDNLVEALRIHEISDRRVCVRWWKVGRWYYGFRMRDESHSRWVSLADLATEDDEHVLGVLRRGAVHEVLRVQISVVGRPSKPWSCNSYTEIN
- the LOC100306097 gene encoding CASP-like protein 1D1 (The RefSeq protein has 1 substitution compared to this genomic sequence); the protein is MASTDKHGDTEYRTSSSTPAPAGVDYFKFDVILRFVLFAASLVAVVVIVTGNQTEVILVPQPVPWPAKFRYTPAFVYFVAALSVTGLYSIITTLASLFASNKPALKTKLLPYFILWDALILGIIASATGTAGGVAYLGLKGNSHVVGWNKICHVYDKFCRHVGASIAVALFGSIVTVLLIWLSAYSIHSRVPK